The segment GATCCGGCTCGACGGGCTCAGCCGGCTCGACGGGCTCAGGCAGCTCGATCGGTTCGGCCGGCTCAGCGGGCTCGACCGGCTCGACCGGCTCGGCAGTGGACTCGGCCGACAACAGCTCACCCCGCGGCCGGCGCTCCAGCACCACCACGGCCGCCTTGGTCGGCGCGACGTTGAAGTCGGGCTCGGCCGCGGTGGGGTCCTCCCCCGGGCCGGGACCGGTCAGGAACTCGATCTCGAAGTCCTCCACCAGGTCTTCGGGACGACGGGAGGAGGCGTAGCGTCCGCACACCCGAACCAGACTGCCAGATCGCGCAGATCGCGCAGGGCAGCCCACTCGCGATAGGCATGGGGGGTGTCCCGCCCGCGCCGACGTCCCCGCCGTGTCGCCCGTCTCGTCCTCGCCGCCGGCTTCGTCGGCTCCGGACTGGACATCTTCCTGCACCCGATGAATCCGGCGCACCGCCTGCGCGGGCTCACCACGCGTCTCGCCGTCCCCGGGGGTCGCCGGCCCGACCCCGAGCTGGTGGTGCGGGCCACGGGGGTGATCCAGGCCGGCGCCGGAGGGCTGCTGGCCCTCGGCCGGGCACCCCGGCTCACGGCCCTGGTACTCGGCGTGACGGCGACGACGAACGCCTACCTGCGTCGTCCGGCGCCCGCGCAGCCTCCGGTCGGCCATCGGGCCGACTAACCTCGTGCCCATGAGCATGCCGACCTGGGCCGCCCCCACCGCCACCGGGCCGGTTCATGCCACCGTGAGCCTGCCGGGGTCGAAATCGCTCACCAACCGCTACCTGGTGTTGACCGCGCTCGCCGAGGGTCCCTCACGGCTACGGGCACCACTGCGCTCGCGCGACACCCTGCTCATGGCCCAGGCGTTGACCGCTCTCGGCCCCAGCATCGGCGACCTGCCCGCCACCGGATTCGCCGGAGCCGTTGTCACGGTGGACGACTGGCAGGTGGAGCCCGCCCCCTTGCACGGCCCCGCTCGGATCGACTGCGGCCTGGCCGGCACCGTGATGCGGTTCTTGCCGCCGGTGGCCGCCCTCGCCAAGGGTGTCGTCGAACTGGACGGCGACCCGCGCGCCCGCGAGCGGCCGATGGCGGCCGTGATCCGCGCCCTGCGCGACCTGGGGGTCGAGGTCGAGGCCGCCGCCGGTGACCACCTCCCGCTGCGGGTGTTCGGCGATGGCGCGGTGCGCGGCGGCACGATCGAGATCGACGCCTCGGCGTCCAGTCAGTTCGTCTCGGCCCTGTTGCTCGCCGCGCCGCGGTTCGCCCAGGGGCTGACGCTGCGCCATGTCGGGCCACCGATCCCCAGCCAGCCCCACGTCAGCATGACCGTCGAGGTGCTGCGCGACGCCGGAGTGGTGGTCGACGACAGCGCCGCTGACCACCAGCACGCCACCTGGCGGGTGGAACCCGGGCCGATCGGCGCGCTCGACGTCCAGGTCGAACCCGACCTGTCCAACGCGGCACCCTTCATCGCCGCGGCGCTGGTCACCGGCGGCCAGGTGCACATCCCCCACTGGCCGCAGTCGACCACCCAGGCCGGCGACGCGATGCGCGACCTGCTGGACGCCATGGGCGCCGACGTCAGCCTCCACCCCGGTGGGCTGACCGTGCGTGGTACCGGTGAGCTCTATGGCATCGACGTCGACCTGCACGATGCCAGCGAGATCGCCACGATCGTGGCAGCCCTGGCCGCACTGGCCGAGACCCCCTCGCACCTGCGGGGTCTGGCCCATGTACGCGGTCACGAGACCGATCGGCTGGCGGCCCTGCGCACCGAGATCACCAAACTGGGCGGCAACGTCACCGAGACCACCGACGGACTGGTGATCGTGCCCGCCCCGCTGCACGGCGGGGTGTTCACCACCTATGCCGACCACCGCATGGCGACCGCGGGCGCGGTGCTCGGGCTGCGCGTGCCCGGGATCCTGGTCGAGGACGTCGAGACCACGGGCAAGACCCTGCCCGGCTTCACCACGCTGTGGTCCGGCATGCTCGCCGCCGACAGCGCCGACAGCGCCGACAGCGCCGGCTGACCGGATGGCTGTGGCGCGGCGCCGACGGGACCTGGACGAGAGCGACGTCCGGGTTCGCCCCAACCGCCGCGGAACCAGGCCACGCAGCAAGGAACGGCCCGGGCACTCCGACGCCACCCCGGCCTGGGTGGTGACCGTCGACCGCGGCAGGTACACCTGTCTGTTGCTGGACCCGGATGCAGGTCCGGATGCAGGTCCGGATACCGAGGCGCTGCTGGCGGCCACCCCCCGGCCGGTGACGGCCATGAAGGCCCGCGAACTCGGGCGCTCGGCCATCGTGGTCGGCGACCGGGTGGCCCTGGTCGGCGATGTCAGTGGCGAGACCGGCTCACTGGCGCGCATCGTGCGGGTGGAGCCTCGCGAATCGGCCCTGCGGCGCAGTGCGGACGACACCGACCCGGTGGAGCGGGTGGTCGTGGCCAACGCCGACCAACTGGCCGTGGTCACGGCGTTGGCCGATCCGGAGCCCCGGCCCCGCATGGTCGACCGGTGCCTGGTCGCCGCCTACGACGCCGGTCTGAGCCCGTTGCTGATCCTGACCAAGGCCGATCTGGCTCCCGCCGAGGACTTCCTGGCCGCCTACGCGCCACTCGACGTCCCGTACGTGATCACCTCCCGCACCCGCGGTTCGGCCGAGATCACCGGGCTGAACGACGTCCGGCAGGCCGTACGCCAGAAGGTCACCGTGTTCATCGGGCACTCCGGGGTGGGCAAGTCCACGTTGGTGAACGCCTTGGTACCCGGCGCCGACCGGGCGGTGGGCCGGGTCAACGACGTCACGGGGCGCGGCCGGCACACCTCGACGTCCGCCTTGGCCCTGGCGCTGCCCCAGGGGGGCTGGGTGATCGACACCCCCGGGGTGCGCTCGTTCGGACTGGCCCACGTCGACCACGACCGGATCGTGCGGGCCTTCCCCGACCTGGCGGTGGGGACCCGGGAGTGTCCGCGGGGATGCAGCCACGACGAGCCGGAGTGCGGCCTGGACGCCTTCGTCGCCCACGGCGGTGCCGGACCTGCGGGCGAGGGCCGGCTGGAATCGCTGCGCCGGTTGTTGCGCTCACGATCCGGCGGCGACGAGGTGCCCACCGGCTCGATCTGAGCCGCTTGTCGATTCGGGATGTATGCCGCGAAGGTACAGGGACGAACGACCCACGTTCACCCCGTGTGACCCGCATACGGTCCAATCAACTCGATGCTCGCGCTCCTTGGCGCTCGTTCCCTGCTCGACCTGCGCGGGGGGTCCTTGCTCCGGGCGGTTGGTGCGCGCGCATGGCACGCTGCACGTCATCCACCGTTCCCGGCTGGAAGGACTGCCGATTCATGTTCCAGGTGCGCATCCACGGCCGAGGCGGCCAAGGCGTGGTCACCGCTGCGGAGATGTTGAGTCTGGCCGCATTCGACGAAGGGCGCTTCGCCCAAGCGTTTCCGAGCTTCGGCTCCGAACGCACCGGCGCCCCTGTGGTCAGCTTCGCCCGCATCGATGACCGTGAGATCAGACTGCGCGAACCGGTGATGCAGCCGGATGCACTGATCATCCAGGACCCCACCCTGCTCCACCAGGTCGACGTCTTCAGCGGCTTGGCGCCGGACGGTTACGTCCTGATCAACTCCAAGCGGGAGTTCGCCGACCTGGGCCTGACCGACCTGTGGTCCCATCACGATCACACCCGGTTGCTGACCGTGCCGGCCGGCGAGTTCGCCCGGCAGACCGTGGGCCGGCCGATGCCGAATGCGGCTCTGCTCGGTGGGTTCGCGGCCCTGTCGGAGCTGATCTCGTTCCAATCCGTGGCCGACGCGATCCGGCACACCTTCCCCGGTGAGATGGGCGAACGCAATGTCGAGGCGGCGCACCTGGCCTACGACCACGTCACGAACGAAGTGAGGGAGCTGGCGCATGTTCCGGCAGGTTGAGGGGTCCCGGGCTGTCGCCGAGGCGGTGGCCGCGTGCCGTCCCGACGTCATCTGCGCCTATCCGATCTCACCGCAGACCCACATCGTCGAGGCCCTCTCGCAGTTGGTGAAGAGCGGGCAACTGACACCGTGCGAGTACGTCAACGTCGAGAGCGAGTTCGCCGCCATGTCGGTGGCGATCGGCTCGTCGGCCTCCGGCGCACGCACCTACACCGCCACCGCGAGCCAGGGCCTGCTGTTCATGGTCGAGGCGGTCTACAACGCCTCAGGGCTCGGGCTGCCGATCGTCATGACGGTGGCCAACCGGGCGATCGGTGCGCCCATCAACATCTGGAACGACCACAGTGACGCGATGTCGCAGCGTGACTCGGGCTGGATCCAGCTGTACGCCCGCACCAACCAGGAGGCCGCGGACCTGCACGTGCAGGGATTCCGGCTGGCCGAGGAGCTCTCGATCCCGGTCATGGTCTGCATGGACGGGTTCATCCTGACGCACGCGGTGGAGCGGGTCGACATCCCCGAACAGGCCGATGTCGACGCCTTCCTGCCGCCGTTCGAACCGCGCCAGGTGCTCGATCCGGCCGACCCGGTCTCGATCGGTGCCATGGTCGGCCCCGAGGCCTTCACCGAGGTGCGCTACCTGGCCCACGCCAAGCAGATGCAGGCCCTGGAACTCATCCCGCGGATCGCGGCAGAGTTCGCCGGGGTGTTCGGTCGCGACAGCGGTGGCCTGGTTCATCCCTACCGGTGCGAGGATGCCGAGACCATCGTGGTGGCCCTCGGCTCGGTGCTCGGCACCATCGAGGACGTCGTCGACGCCGAACGCGAGCGAGGTGTCTCGGTGGGCGCGCTCGGCATCGGCTCGTTCCGCCCCTTCCCGCTGGACGCCGTCCGTGAGGCACTGGCCGGTGCCCGCCGCGTCGTGGTGGTCGAAAAGGCTCTCTCGGTAGGGATCGGCGGGCCGGTCTCGTCGAACGTCCGCACCGCACTGGCCGGGCTGGACATCCCGACGACGACGGTCATCGCCGGCCTCGGCGGCCGCCCGATCACCCGATCGTCGCTGCACGAGATGCTGGCCCAGTCCCGCGCCGACGAGCTCGAACCCCTGACCTTCCTGGACATGAACTGGGATGTCGTCAACCGCGAGCTCGGCCGGCAGCAGGAACGCCGCCGCTCCGGACCCGAGGCGGAGAACATCCTGCGGGACATCGGAACCGTCGCGGCCGGACCGGTCTGAGATGCACGAAGGGCGAGGAGAGACGACATGACCGTGCCGCAGATCCAACAGCAGGTGAAGTTCTACCAGGTCGGCAGTTTTGCGATCGGCAACCGGCTGGTCGAGGCCGAACAGCGTTCGGTGCAGTCGACCTCGGAGCGGGCCAACGCGCTCACCTCCGGCCACCGCGCCTGCCAGGGATGTGGTGAGGCCCTGGGCGCCCGGTATGCCATGGACGCCGCGATGCACGCCACGGACGGGCAGATGGTGGCGGTCAACGCCACCGGATGTCTCGAGGTGTTCTCGACCCCGTACCCCGAGACCTCCTGGCAGATCCCCTGGCTGCACTCGCTGTTCGGCAATGCCCCCGCCGTGGCCACCGGGGTTTCCGCGGCGCTGAAGGTCCGCGCCGCCAAGGACCTGGCCCGGGGCATCGGCGACGGCAAACCCAGTGTGCGCGTGGTGGCCCAGGGCGGCGACGGCGGAACCGTCGACATCGGATTCGGGTGCCTGTCGGGCATGTTCGAGCGCAACGACGACGTGCTCTACATCTGCTACGACAACGAGGCCTACATGAACACCGGGGTGCAGCGCAGCGGCGCCACCCCACCGGCGGCCCGCACCATGACCACTCAGGCCGTCGGCAGCGACCCCGGCGCCCCGTTCGGGCAGGGCAAGAACGTGCCCCGGATCGCCATGGCCCACGAGATCCCGTACGTGGCCACGGCGACTGTCGCTGATCTGCGCGATCTGGAGTACAAGGTGCACAAGGCGATGGGCATGCACGGCGCCCGCTACATCCATGTCCTGGTGCCCTGCCCGCTGGGTTGGGGCAGCGCTGCGGGCCTCACCGTGCAGGTGGCGCGCGCCGCCACCCAGAGCGGGTTGTTCCCCGTGTTCGAGGCCGAGGGCGGCGAGGTCACCGGGTCGGCGAAGATCCGCCGGAGGATCCCGGTGGAGGACTACCTGCGCATGCAGAAGCGTTACGCGCACCTCTTCTCGCCCGCCGTCCGCGAGGACGTGATCGATCGGCTCCAGGCCCAGGCCGACAAGAACATCGCCCGCTACGGGCTGTTGGATTCCGACGAGGGTGAGGCCTGATCATGGAGAAGCCGTTCGCGATCACCCTGGACACCGGTTCCAGCCTGGCCAACCGCACCGGCTCGTGGCGCACCGAACGCCCGGTCTACGTCGACCGGATGCCACCCTGCAACGACGCCTGCCCGGCCGGGGAGAACATTCAGAAGTGGTTGTACGCCGCCGAGTCCGGTGACGTCGCCGACAACCCGGACGACGCCAAGGGCGGCAACGGCTACGAGGCCGCGTGGCGTCAGATCATGCAGGACAACCCGCTGCCCGGCGTGATGGGCCGGGTCTGCTATCACCCGTGTGAGACCTCCTGCAATCGGGCCGGGGTGGACGAGGCGGTCGGCATCAACGGCGTCGAGCGCTTCCTGGGCGACCTGGCGATCGAGCGCGGCTGGACCATCGAGCCGCCGACCACCACCACCGGCAAGCGGGTGCTCGTGGTCGGTGCCGGGCCGTCCGGTCTGAGCGCCGCGTACCACCTGCGCCGCATGGGCCACGAGGTCGAGATCCGCGAGGCCGGTCCGTTGGCCGGCGGCATGATGCGCTTCGGCATCCCGAAGTACCGCCTGCCCCGCGAGGTCCTCGAGGCCGAGGTCGCCCGCATCACGGGCATGGGCGTCGTCCTGACCCTGAATCACAAGGTCGAGGACCTGCAGGCCGAGTTGTCCGGCGGCGACGGGTCGCCCGGGTTCGATGCGGCCTTCCTCGCGGTGGGTGCCCACATCGGCAAGCGGGCCTACATCCCGGCCGGCGAGAGCACCCACATCCTGGACGCGGTCAGCCTGCTGCGCTCGATGGAGGGCGAGGACAAGCCCTACCTGGGACGCCGCGTGGTGATCTATGGCGGTGGCAACACCGCGATGGACGCCGCGCGGACGGCCAAGCGACTCGGCGCCACCGACGCGATCGTGGTCTACCGCCGCACCCGTGACCGGATGCCGGCCCACGACATCGAGGTCGAGGAGGCCCTCGAAGAGGGCGTCATGATGCGCTGGCTCTCGACCGTGAAGCGGGCCGAGGAGGGCAAGCTCGTCGTCGAGAAGATGGAACTCGACGAATCCGGCTTCCCCCAGCCCACCGGCGAGACCGAGGAGCTCGAGGCCGACACGCTGGTGCTGGCCCTGGGCCAGGACGTCGACCTGGGGCTGCTGCAGAACGTGCCCGGTCTGGACGTGACCGACGGGGTGGTGCAGGTGGGCACCAACCTGATGACCGGTGCCCCCGGCATCTTCGCCGGCGGCGACATGGTGCCCAGCGAGCGCACGGTGACCGTCGCGGTGGGCCACGGCAAGAAGGCCGCCCGGCACATGGACGCCTACCTGCGCGGCACGACGTACGACCCGGGGCCACGCAAGCCGCTGGCCACGCTGGACCGGCTCAACAACTGGTACTACGCCGACGCACCCAAGACCGTGCGGCCCACGCTGGACGCGGTTCGCCGGCGCGCGACGTTCGACGAGGTGGTCGGTGGCCTGGACGCCGGGAGTGCGCTGTTCGAGGCTCGACGCTGCATGTCGTGCGGTAACTGCTTCGGCTGCGACAACTGCTACGGGGTCTGCCCGGACAACGCCGTGATCAAGGTGGCCGCCAACGCCACCTACGAGATCGATCTGGACTACTGCAAGGGCTGCAGCCTGTGCATGCACGAGTGCCCCTGCGGGGCGATCGAGATGCAGGCCGAGCAGACCTGACCTCGGTGATCAGGCAATCGGTGCACATCCGATGTATCGGATGTGCACCGATTGCCTGATCACCACCAGTAGGGCGCACTGCGTGACACCTCGGTGGCGCATTGCGTGACCCATCAGGTTCTAGAACCATGGTGCGATGGCCGGTACTACCGCGGCAGCGGGACAACTGAGGTGTCGAAAGAACGCACATCTCGCCAGGAGCTCCCGATGAAGCGCACCGCCCTGTTGACCGTCGCCGCCGCCATCGCCGCCGTCCCCGCCATCCTGGGGGTCGCCGGCAACGACACCTTCAGCCAGCGGGTGCCGGCGATGATCCCGGCCGGGGCCTCCGTGGTGCCCACCGCCTCACCCAGCGACGACGCCGCGTCGCGTTCGACCTCCTCCCCCACCAGCCACTCGGCCACCGATGACCACAGCGGCGGATCCACGGGCGGCGGGCACGGCTCGGACGACGGCACCAGCAGCAGCCGGTCGACGACCACGTCGACCCGCAGTGCCACGACCGACGACCACGGCAGCGGTACCGAGACCGGCGACGACTCCGGCGGTCACGGCGGCAACTCCGGCTCCGGCAAGTCCGGCTCCGGCAAGTCCGGCTCCGGCAAGTCCGGGTCGGACAACTCCGGGTCGGACAAGTCCGGGTCGGGCAACTCGGGGTCGGACAACTCGGGGTCGGACAACTCCGGTAAGGGCAAGGGATGAGCACCCCCACCGACGAGGACTCCCCGGTCGAGGCCCTGCCCTGGCGGACCCTGACCACAGGGGACTCCGCCCGTGCCGAGAGCGAGCCGGTCGAGGTGCGGCGTGTCGTCCTGCAGGTGATCGGTGCCGCGCTGGCCGTGCTGGTCTTGGTCGGCGCCGTCGGTGTGGTCGTGGTGCGGAGCATGGCCGAGCGCGAGGCGCTCAACGACGCCTCTCACCTCACCGATCAGCTGGCCCGTGCGGTGGTGATGCCCGCCCTGGAGGACGCCCTGATCGACGGTGACGCCGCCGCCCGGCAGCGGCTCGATGTCGTGGTTCGCGAGCGGGTGTTGTCCAACGACTTCGTCCGGGTGAAGATCTGGTCCCCCGACGGCGTGGTGTTGTACTCCGACGAGACCGCCCTGATCGGTGAGACGTTCCCGCTCGGCGAGGAACAACGCGCCGTCCTCGCCGTACCGGCCACGGTGGCCGAGGTGAGCGACCTGGCCCCCCAGGAGAATCGCCTCGAACGCGACCAGGGCCGTCTGGTCGAGGTGTACCGGCCCGTGTGGACGCCCACCGGCAAGCCGTTGTTGTTCGAGACCTACACCGACTACGGCACCGTGACCGACCGCACCGTCAACCTGTGGCGCGGCTTCGGCGGCACGATGATCTCGACCCTGCTGCTCTTCGTCGTCCTGATGACTCCCCTGCTCTGGGCCCTGCTCGACCGGCTGCGCCGGGCACGCGTGTCCCGCGAGCTGCTGCTGCAGCACGCCATCGACGCCTCGCAGGACGAGCGGCGTCGCATCGCGGCCGACCTGCACGACGGGGTCGTGCAGGAACTGGTCGCCGCATCGCTGTTGGTCTCGGGTGCCACCGAACGTGCCTCGGCTCGCGGCGACGGCGAACAGGCCGCTCACCTGCGCTCCGCAGCGAGTGCCGTGCGGGCGAGCGTCGCCTCGCTGCGCACCTTGTTGGTGGACATCTACCCGCCCAACCTCACCAGCGCCGGTCTGGCGGTCGCGCTGGAGGACCTCGGCGCCGGCCTCCGCGGCCGGGGTATCGAGGTGATCGTCGACGTCGACCCCGACGCACCGACCCACCTGGACGAACAGCGGCAACGCCTGGTGTACCGCACCACCCAGGAGTGTCTGCGGAACATCCTCAAGCACTCCGGCGCGGGCCGAGCCGAGGTCTCGCTGCACGCCGAGGGCGCCCTGGTGGTGCTCGAGGTGGCCGATGACGGCGCCGGGGTCAGCCAGGCCGCCCTCGACGGGACGGCGACCCAGGGCCACTTCGGCCTGCGTCTGCTCGCCGATCTGGCGAGCGAACACGGCGCCACGCTGCGTGTGTCCACTGCCCCGGCCCGGGGCACCCGATGGCGGTTGGAGATCACCCCGTGAGCGAGAGCACCCAGCCCGCCGTCCGCGTCGTCCTGGTGGACGACCACGCCCTGGTGCGGGCCGGCCTGGCCGCGCTGCTGGACGGCAGCGGGCAGGTGAGCGTGGTCGGACAGGCCGCCGACGGTGCCCGAGCGGTCGAGCTGGTCACCGAGATGAGCCCCGATGTGGTGCTGATGGACCTGTCGATGCCGGTGATGGACGGCATCGCCGCCACCCGGGCCGTGCTCGAGGCCAGGCCCGGGACGGCAGTGGTCATCCTGACCTCATTCGCCGAGCAACCCCGGGTGCGCGGCGCCATCGACGCCGGAGCGGTCGGCTTCCTGCTCAAGGACTCCGAGCCGGGTGAGCTGGTCGCCGGTGTGCTGGCCGCGGCGCGCGGCGAGGCCCCGCTGGACCCCCGGGTGACCAAGGCGCTGCTGCCGGGAGCCGGGCAGCCGGCCGGTGAACGGCTCAGTCCCCGAGAGCGCGAGGTGCTCGCCCTGGTGGGTGAGGGCATGGCGAACAAGCAGATCGCCCGAGCACTGGGCATCGCCGAGCGCACGGTCAAGGTGCACCTGAACAGCGTGTTCCGCCAGTTGGGCGTCGGCGATCGGACGTCGGCGGCGCTGTGGGCTCGGGAGCACCTCGGGTCCTGGTGACCCGGGCCGGACGACGCGGCGAGCCGGCTACTTGGCGACCGCCTCGCCACCCTCGCCGATGGCCTTGGTGTTGGCGATGATGTCCTTCCACACCATCGTGGCGCCGCTGTGCCCGACATAGGCGGTCAGCGCGATGGTGCCGACGGCACCCACGAGGGCCAGGCCGGCCACGACCTTGGCCAGGGTCGGTCGAGTGCGGGTGTACCAGATCACCAGGGCACCCAGGAACAGCGCGATCGCCAGCGGCACCAGCTTCTCGCCCCACTCGGCGTGGTCGTGCAGCTCGGCGGGCCGGCTCAGCTGCTCCACCCGGCGCTCGAGGCTCTCACCCGACTGCACGGCCGTGATCGCAGCCACCACCACCGCGCCGTTCAGCACCGCGAGGTAGGGAGCCAAGCGTCGCCAGCCGGGAATCGCTGCCACGGCCACCGTGAGAACGGCCGCGAGGGGCAGCAGGATGACCACGGCGTGGACCACCAGAGGATGTAGGGGCAACCCCAACACGGTGTCGAACACGAGAACCCTCGTTCCTGTCGGCAAGCCGGCGTACCGGCCCTGGCGGATCGCCTGATCCGGGGATGACAATACGTCGCCTGATACGTCAGTCAACCGCAGGCCCGCCGCGTTCACCGGAGAAATGGCCGGACAGGGCGGTAGCGTCGAGCCGGCATCGACCCGGGGTTGACCCCGGATCTACCAGCACACTCGGACCGGCAGTGCCGCGGCCCGACACCGAGCACACCCGAGGAGCGACGTGGCCGGCTATGACGATGATCTGCGGCTCGCACTGGTGATCGCCGACATGGTCGACGCCCACACCACGTCCCGGTTCCAGTCCGTCGATCTGCACGTCGAGACCAAGCCCGACCTGACGCCGGTGAGCGATGCCGACCGCACCGCCGAAGAGATCATCCGCGGCCAGCTGAAGCGCAGCCGCCCCCGGGACGCGGTGGTCGGCGAGGAGTTCGCCCCGACGGGCCACGGCGTCCGGCGCTGGGTGGTCGACCCGATCGACGGCACCAAGAACTTCGTGCGCGGCGTCCCGGTCTGGGCCACCCCTGATCGCCCTCATGGTGGAGGACGAGGTGGTGCTGGGCGTGGTGTCCGCGCCCGCGCTGAACCGACGATGGTGGGCGGCCCAGGGCACCGGCGCCTGGACCGGACGCAGCCTGTCCTCGGCGCGGCGGCTGACGGTCTCGGGTGTCGGCAAGGTCGGGGACGCCTCGCTGTCGTACTCCTCGTACGAGTCCTGGGAGGACCTGGACCGAGGCGATCAGTTCCGCAGCCTGACCCGCGCCGTCTGGCGCAGCAGGGCCTACGGCGACTTCTGGTCCTACATGTTGGTCGCCGAGGGGGCGGTCGACATCGCCACCGAGCCGGAGCTCATGCTCTACGACATGGCGGCGTTGGTGCCCGTGGTCACCGAGGCAGGTGGACGATTCACGTCACTCGACGGCGCGGACGGCTGCTCGGGCGGGAACGCCTTGGCCACCAACGGGTTGCTGCACGACGAGGTGCTCGCGGTGCTCGCCCCGCGCGGGTCCGACCCGGCATAGCGAGCCCGGGCGCGCCACCAGACCAGCACCCGGGGAGCGAGCAGCAGCGCATAGAGATCGAACCAGCCGTACCCCCCAGCGGCGCCGGAGGGTGGATTGCCCTGACCGATCAGCCCCAGAACGGGGTCGACCTCGGCCCAGGTCCAGGTACCCAGCGCCGTCCCGGTCAGTTCCAGGAAGCCGACCACGACGAAGGCGCCGACATAGAGCAGCCGGCTGCGGCCCCACCGCAGGAACGCCAGCAGGCAGAGGAACCAGAACCAGCCCAGGACGTCGTGCCGGCCCCCCAGCCCACCCATCAGGCCGATCACCGCCCAGGCACCACCGACCAGAACGGTCAGGGCGACCGCGAGGCGCGCGTGGGCGCGGACCACGGGCGAGCGCCCGATCCACAGGGCCGCGAGATAGACCAGCCCGTGACCCGGCGGCACGAACGGGGGAACGGTGCCGATCCGGTAGACGTAGGCCTCCAGCAGGGGCGAGAAGGTGTACTCCACCGCGGTGGCGAACAGCACGACCAGCCCCGTCTGCACGCGAACCAGGGCGGACTCCCGACGCAGGACACCGACCAGCACCAACCAGGTCCCGACCCCCAGCACCGCCTGCCGGGCAGGCTCGAACCAGGACGGC is part of the Kineosporiaceae bacterium genome and harbors:
- a CDS encoding response regulator transcription factor produces the protein MAVGDHPVSESTQPAVRVVLVDDHALVRAGLAALLDGSGQVSVVGQAADGARAVELVTEMSPDVVLMDLSMPVMDGIAATRAVLEARPGTAVVILTSFAEQPRVRGAIDAGAVGFLLKDSEPGELVAGVLAAARGEAPLDPRVTKALLPGAGQPAGERLSPREREVLALVGEGMANKQIARALGIAERTVKVHLNSVFRQLGVGDRTSAALWAREHLGSW
- a CDS encoding integral membrane sensor signal transduction histidine kinase — protein: MSTPTDEDSPVEALPWRTLTTGDSARAESEPVEVRRVVLQVIGAALAVLVLVGAVGVVVVRSMAEREALNDASHLTDQLARAVVMPALEDALIDGDAAARQRLDVVVRERVLSNDFVRVKIWSPDGVVLYSDETALIGETFPLGEEQRAVLAVPATVAEVSDLAPQENRLERDQGRLVEVYRPVWTPTGKPLLFETYTDYGTVTDRTVNLWRGFGGTMISTLLLFVVLMTPLLWALLDRLRRARVSRELLLQHAIDASQDERRRIAADLHDGVVQELVAASLLVSGATERASARGDGEQAAHLRSAASAVRASVASLRTLLVDIYPPNLTSAGLAVALEDLGAGLRGRGIEVIVDVDPDAPTHLDEQRQRLVYRTTQECLRNILKHSGAGRAEVSLHAEGALVVLEVADDGAGVSQAALDGTATQGHFGLRLLADLASEHGATLRVSTAPARGTRWRLEITP